The following coding sequences are from one Triticum aestivum cultivar Chinese Spring chromosome 5A, IWGSC CS RefSeq v2.1, whole genome shotgun sequence window:
- the LOC123106483 gene encoding BTB/POZ and MATH domain-containing protein 1, giving the protein MAASQSSIAMVPSRCTAEMHTARATVAVEISGYSRLKGLGRGKYLRSPAFSIGGHEWCIYYFPDGSPDEASQGHVSVFLKLLTKNAEVKALHMWMRLNRVSGQSIVALSRKGPDVFERKKSWGVPKFMQTTAEVESAYLQNDCLLIECEVSVIKETLDIHVPPSDLSDNLATLLNGKIGADVTFKVQGEVFSAHKILLAMRSAVFNAEFYGPMGDNGAQDITIDDMQPAVFKAFLHFIYTDSLPSMDDLDDDDKREMVKHLLVAGDKYAMERMKRVCEGMLCKSLDVETVATILALADQHHCNNLKDACIEFMLSSNRMDDVIASQGYAHLKRSCPDLIVDVFERTVKSRKI; this is encoded by the coding sequence ATGGCAGCATCGCAGAGTTCAATAGCGATGGTGCCGTCGAGGTGCACAGCAGAGATGCACACGGCGCGGGCCACGGTCGCGGTCGAGATCTCTGGCTACAGCCGTCTCAAGGGCCTCGGGAGAGGCAAATATCTCCGTTCTCCGGCATTCTCCATCGGGGGCCACGAATGGTGCATCTACTACTTCCCCGACGGAAGCCCAGACGAGGCGAGCCAAGGTCACGTATCTGTCTTCCTCAAGCTCTTGACCAAGAACGCCGAGGTGAAGGCGCTCCACATGTGGATGCGTTTGAATCGAGTTAGTGGGCAGTCGATTGTGGCGCTCTCCCGCAAAGGGCCAGACGTGTTCGAGCGTAAAAAATCTTGGGGCGTACCAAAGTTCATGCAGACCACTGCTGAAGTAGAGTCGGCGTACCTGCAGAACGATTGTCTCCTGATCGAGTGCGAAGTCAGTGTTATCAAGGAAACACTTGATATCCACGTGCCACCCTCTGACCTTTCGGATAATCTTGCAACCTTGCTAAATGGGAAGATAGGAGCAGATGTGACTTTCAAGGTTCAAGGGGAGGTCTTTTCCGCTCATAAGATTTTGCTTGCGATGCGATCGGCGGTCTTCAACGCGGAGTTCTATGGGCCTATGGGGGACAACGGGGCACAGGACATAACTATTGACGACATGCAGCCTGCTGTTTTCAAGGCATTTCTTCACTTCATCTACACCGATTCATTGCCTTCCATGGATGATCTTGATGATGATGACAAAAGAGAAATGGTTAAGCACTTACTTGTGGCTGGAGATAAGTATGCGATGGAAAGGATGAAGAGGGTATGTGAAGGGATGCTATGCAAGAGTCTTGATGTTGAGACCGTGGCGACCATATTAGCTCTAGCTGACCAGCACCATTGCAACAACCTCAAAGATGCTTGCATTGAATTTATGCTCTCTTCGAATAGAATGGATGATGTGATCGCAAGCCAAGGGTATGCACACCTCAAAAGATCTTGTCCTGATCTCATTGTAGATGTGTTTGAAAGAACAGTGAAGTCCCGCAAAATTTAG